One stretch of Gadus chalcogrammus isolate NIFS_2021 chromosome 14, NIFS_Gcha_1.0, whole genome shotgun sequence DNA includes these proteins:
- the tssc4 gene encoding protein TSSC4, producing MCDRLSAGGGGEPRIRGGVVKVPGDLELSDSDPEDPGAGPPLDAEVRELNSSSEEEEEVATVRCGRPLPAAPGSNFSLKGGSSSFSFRSRNIFDCLDTVAKETSSPGKDGVAMETASPPGKDGVAMETASPQGKDGVAMVTSPKPGQDGAVDGVFVRPSPPPPLGCGKKTGGPQAGRKRHVTEGPGDPVQVPARRGAPDYLLHPERWTRYSLEEVAETSDSRNRSVALQYLLSLQQSQEPAPGPEGACFVPPDPSCAPAPEGSVGPSPHRIIFSRPGRGPGREERGDEGRAAPDGGGRRGGLSHLQEEEEDLDCSTAAVPPKVEQRKRKMGPGRGGGGLMEEEEEEEEEKEEKREPEVAPEFASFRKAHRKNYRKTSEQEDE from the coding sequence ATGTGTGACCGCCTCtctgccggcggcggcggcgagccgCGGATCCGCGGGGGCGTGGTCAAGGTGCCGGGCGACCTGGAGCTGAGCGACTCTGACCCCGAGGACCCGGGGGCCGGCCCCCCACTGGACGCCGAGGTCAGGGAGCTGAACTCctccagcgaggaggaggaggaggtggcgacGGTGCGCTGCGGCCGCCCGCTGCCCGCCGCACCAGGCAGCAACTTCAGCCTGAagggcggcagcagcagcttctCCTTCCGCAGCCGCAACATCTTCGACTGCCTGGACACCGTCGCCAAGGAGACCTCCTCGCCGGGCAAGGACGGCGTCGCTATGGAGACCGCCTCCCCGCCGGGCAAGGACGGCGTCGCTATGGAGACCGCCTCCCCACAGGGCAAGGACGGCGTCGCTATGGTGACGTCCCCCAAGCCGGGGCAGGACGGCGCCGTCGACGGAGTCTTCGTGAGGCCCTCGCCTCCGCCGCCACTTGGCTGCGGGAAGAAGACCGGCGGGCCGCAGGCGGGGCGGAAGCGCCACGTTACCGAGGGCCCCGGGGACCCGGTCCAGGTCCCGGCCCGCAGAGGGGCCCCGGACTACCTGCTGCACCCGGAGCGCTGGACGCGCTACAGCCTCGAGGAGGTGGCGGAGACCAGCGACAGCCGCAACCGAAGCGTGGCGCTGCAGTACCTCCTCAGCCTGCAGCAGAGCCAGGagccggccccggggcccgaggGGGCCTGCTTCGTCCCCCCCGACCCGTCCTGCGCCCCGGCCCCCGAGGGCAGCGTGGGGCCCTCCCCCCACAGGATCATCTTCTCAAGGCCCGGCCGGGGCCCCGggagggaggagcggggggaCGAGGGGAGAGCAGCCCCAGacggggggggaaggaggggaggtcTGAGccacctgcaggaggaggaggaggacctggacTGCAGCACGGCCGCCGTGCCTCCCAAGgtggagcagaggaagaggaagatggggcctgggagaggaggcggagggctgatggaggaggaggaggaggaggaggaggagaaggaggagaagagagaaccaGAAGTCGCGCCAGAGTTCGCCTCCTTCAGGAAGGCTCACCGCAAGAACTACAGGAAGACGTCGGAGCAGGAGGATGAATGA
- the znf414 gene encoding zinc finger protein 414, with amino-acid sequence MMSTQTLTRHPEGNRRLHCPLYGCKRVFTDTVALESHIKDHEIPAESIPGKTLLCSSIGCSDSFPDMQQLMQHMRHHHKPNIFFLCESCRAKLRSHRGLLMHLHTCSKVSRAKLKTEQTQGPPAPEGPTGYHAAAGEDWSQEQGTPQGESATGHTQAPSHSQQASAPPSHQSPLKDSQETPSYQQLQNFSRPSLTCNDGDMLTSDPLQFDGQTENQGQFQARAQGQLQSQYQGQFQAQGQFQAQAQGQGQFQSQHQGQFQAPLEHQPQYQAHPQHQFQAPSQHQVQFQAQPQHQGQVEAQHQVQAPPQPPTSSAAVWKKNQGSPGNSRILWEHTRGRYRCVQCSLVLPNRKAMTAHIHTEHKTPAET; translated from the exons ATGATGTCCACGCAAACCCTGACCCGCCATCCAGAAG GGAACCGACGGCTGCACTGTCCTCTCTACGggtgcaaacgcgttttcacggACACGGTGGCCCTCGAAAGTCATATCAAAGACCATGAGATTCCTGCTGAGTCTATCCCAG GTAAAACCCTGCTCTGTTCCTCGATCGGCTGCAGTGACTCTTTTCCTGACATGCAACAACTGATGCAGCACATGAGGCACCATCACAAACCAAATATCTTCTTCCT GTGTGAGAGCTGCCGTGCCAAACTGCGCTCGCACCGCGGTCTGCTCATGCACCTGCACACCTGCTCCAAGGTGTCTCGGGCCAAGCTGAAGACGGAGCAGACGcagggccccccggcccccgagGGCCCAACAGGGTACCACGCTGCCGCCGGGGAGGACTGGAGCCAGGAGCAGGGGACCCCCCAGGGAGAGTCAGCGACCGGCCACACGCAGGCCCCCTCTCACAGCCAGCAGGCCAGCGCCCCCCCCTCACACCAGAGCCCTCTCAAGGACTCTCAGGAGACACCTTCCTACCAGCAGCTCCAGAACTTCAGCCGGCCGTCTTTGACTTGTAATGATGGCGAcatgctgacctctgacccgctTCAGTTTGATGGCCAGACTGAGAACCAGGGCCAGTTCCAAGCCCGAGCACAGGGCCAGCTCCAATCTCAGTACCAGGGCCAGTTCCAAGCCCAGGGCCAGTTCCAAGCCCAAGCACAGGGCCAGGGTCAGTTCCAATCTCAGCACCAGGGCCAGTTCCAAGCACCACTGGAGCACCAGCCTCAATACCAAgcccacccccagcaccagtTCCAAGCCCCGTCACAGCATCAGGTCCAGTTCCAAGCCCAGCCGCAGCACCAGGGCCAGGTTGAAGCCCAGCACCAGGTCCAAGCCCCGCCTCAGCCCCCCACGTCCTCTGCAGCAGTTTGGAAGAAGAATCAAG GATCGCCTGGCAATAGCCGCATCCTGTGGGAGCACACCAGAGGGCGCTACCGCTGCGTGCAGTGCAGCCTCGTCTTACCCAACCGGAAAGCGATGaccgcacacatccacacggaGCACAAGACCCCCGCGGAGACCTAG
- the mtch2 gene encoding mitochondrial carrier homolog 2, with amino-acid sequence MADTCGQILLGSGLTVLSHPLMYIKVLVQVGHEPLPPILGRNLFRRQVYQLPGLFAYAKHIIKIDGKAGLFNGLLPRLCASTIGTVVHGNILQKCHERGQFEVLGGCQKAEGGSLQHVLNETTKEMVARSCATVVTHPLHVITLRCMVQFIGRETKYSGVFDSVVTIYKEEGVLGFFAGLIPRLLGDILSLWICNLLAHFINTYAIDDTMSHTGEIKNCSQAVTGFFASMLTYPFVLVSNLMAVNNCGLAGGLPPYASVCPTWVDCWRHLSREGNMSRGNSLFFRKLPAGKTYAIDQKRFF; translated from the exons ATGGCGGACACGTGTGGACAGATACTGCTGGGGTCGGGACTCACGGTCCTCTCCCACCCGCTCATGTACATCAAGGTGTTGGTTCAG GTCGGACATGAGCCTCTACCCCCAATACTTGGAAGAAACTTGTTTCGCAGGCAAGTGTACCAGCTGCCGGGACTGTTCGCTTACG cAAAGCACATCATAAAGATCGATGGCAAAGCCGGCCTGTTCAACGGGCTGCTGCCCCGGCTCTGTGCCAGCACTATCGGCACCGTGGTCCACGGCAACATACTGCAG AAATGCCATGAACGAGGTCAATTTGAG GTGCTGGGGGGCTGTCAGAAGGCCGAGGGGGGGTCCCTACAACACGTCCTCAACGAG ACAACAAAAGAGATGGTTGCCCGCTCCTGTGCCACAGTAGTCACACACCCCCTGCACG TGATCACTTTGCGATGCATGGTCCAATTTATTGGGCGGGAAACTAAATACAG CGGTGTCTTTGACTCCGTCGTCACCATTTATAAAGAGGAGGGCGTGCTGGGATTCTTTGC TGGGCTGATTCCTCGTCTGCTGGGGGACATCCTGTCTCTGTGGATCTGTAACCTGCTGGCTCACTTCATCAACACGTACGCCATCGACGACACG ATGAGTCACACAGGAGAAATCAAGAACTGTTCCCAGGCCGTGACCGGG TTCTTTGCCAGTATGCTCACCTACCCGTTCGTGCTGGTGTCCAACCTCATGGCGGTCAACAACTGCGG GCTGGCTGGTGGCCTGCCTCCCTACGCCTCCGTCTGCCCCACCTGGGTGGACTGCTGGAGGCATCTAAGCAgagag ggcAACATGAGCAGAGGGAACAGTCTATTTTTCCGGAAGCTTCCTGCAGGAAAGACGTATGCCATTGACCAAAAGAGATTTTTTTAA